From a region of the Brevibacterium siliguriense genome:
- a CDS encoding ABC transporter permease: protein MTLAEAARRRSEARRDRTGQAPRGAASAKAPLFGWPLLLGIVGVAILLAVSLLTGVYDVFGGDGGAEMFQITRIPRTIALVLAGAAMAMCGLVMQLLTQNRFVEPTTTGTTEWAGLGLMLTVIIYPDASIVARMVGAIIAAFIGTLVFFVFLRRVSLKSSLIVPIVGIMLGAVVGAVSTFIAVQTDMLQSLGIWFAGSFTSILRGQYETLWIVAAVVVAIFVLADRFTVAGLGKEIATNVGLNYNQIVLLGTVFVAIATGVVTVVVGNLPFLGLIVPNIVSLIRGDDLRSNLPWVCLLGIAIVTICDLIGRIIVMPFEVPVSLILGVVGAPVFVALLLRQRKVG, encoded by the coding sequence ATGACCCTCGCCGAGGCGGCCCGACGTCGGAGCGAAGCCCGACGTGACCGGACGGGGCAGGCCCCACGCGGGGCCGCCTCGGCGAAGGCGCCCCTGTTCGGGTGGCCGCTTCTGCTGGGCATCGTCGGGGTCGCCATCCTCCTCGCGGTCTCGCTGCTCACCGGCGTCTACGACGTCTTCGGCGGTGACGGCGGGGCCGAGATGTTCCAGATCACGCGGATCCCGCGCACGATCGCCCTCGTCCTGGCCGGCGCCGCCATGGCGATGTGCGGACTGGTCATGCAGCTGCTGACCCAGAACCGCTTCGTCGAACCGACGACGACGGGCACCACGGAATGGGCGGGGCTCGGCCTCATGCTCACCGTCATCATCTACCCCGACGCCTCGATTGTGGCACGGATGGTCGGTGCGATCATCGCGGCGTTCATCGGCACACTGGTCTTCTTCGTCTTCCTCCGCCGCGTCTCGCTGAAATCCTCGCTCATCGTGCCCATCGTCGGCATCATGCTCGGCGCCGTCGTCGGCGCCGTCTCGACGTTCATCGCGGTGCAGACGGACATGCTGCAGTCCCTGGGCATCTGGTTCGCCGGCAGCTTCACCTCGATCCTGCGCGGCCAGTACGAGACGCTGTGGATCGTCGCGGCAGTCGTCGTGGCCATCTTCGTCCTTGCCGACCGGTTCACAGTCGCAGGTCTCGGCAAGGAGATCGCGACCAACGTCGGACTCAACTACAACCAGATCGTCCTGCTGGGCACCGTATTCGTGGCCATCGCGACCGGAGTCGTCACCGTCGTCGTCGGCAACCTGCCGTTCCTCGGCCTCATCGTGCCGAACATCGTCTCGCTCATCCGCGGCGACGACCTGCGCTCGAACCTGCCCTGGGTGTGCCTGCTCGGCATCGCGATCGTCACCATCTGCGACCTCATCGGCAGGATCATCGTCATGCCCTTCGAAGTGCCCGTCTCCCTCATCCTCGGCGTCGTCGGCGCGCCCGTGTTCGTCGCTCTGCTGCTGCGTCAGCGAAAGGTTGGGTGA
- a CDS encoding FmdB family zinc ribbon protein, whose translation MPTYSYACTRCGPFSLFRPMSQSSLPGDCPTCDEQSRRSYEVPHLSELNPSLDRAVAQSERSAEAPQVTRSIPPARGVTGTGRVAMR comes from the coding sequence ATGCCGACATACTCGTATGCCTGCACCCGATGCGGGCCGTTTTCCCTCTTCCGTCCGATGTCTCAGAGTTCTCTTCCTGGAGACTGTCCAACCTGCGATGAACAGAGTCGCAGGAGTTATGAGGTTCCTCATCTGAGTGAGTTGAACCCTTCGCTTGACCGAGCAGTAGCTCAATCCGAACGCAGCGCCGAAGCTCCGCAAGTCACCCGCAGTATTCCACCCGCGCGTGGTGTTACCGGAACTGGACGCGTGGCCATGAGGTGA
- a CDS encoding siderophore ABC transporter substrate-binding protein: MVSTRLQLSALAGVVALTLAGCGSADSDSAKADDSGSTIEVEDNNGKQTVASPPKSVVATDNRTFQTLSDWGIELSGGAVSLMSEDLDYAQDDSILDLGNHREPDLEKVVEAKPDLIVNGQRFAQFHDDLAKLAPDATVLELDPRDDEDFDAELRRQTEVLGEVFGKQDEAKKLVDDFDASIDRAQAAYDDSDKAMGLITSAGDIGYAAPSVGRTVGPVFDILDLAPALEVDKGSEDHQGDDISVEAIAKSNPDLMIVLDRDASFAPEDRDEGSAPAAEVLEDSEALKDVPAIKDDKIVYFPEDTYLNEGIQTYTEFFNDFADTLEDQK, from the coding sequence ATGGTTTCGACTCGCCTTCAACTGAGCGCCCTGGCAGGCGTCGTCGCTCTCACTCTGGCCGGCTGCGGCTCTGCAGACTCCGATTCGGCGAAGGCCGATGACTCCGGCTCCACCATCGAGGTCGAGGACAACAACGGCAAGCAGACCGTCGCCTCGCCTCCGAAATCCGTCGTCGCCACCGACAACCGTACGTTCCAGACGCTCAGCGACTGGGGCATCGAACTCAGCGGCGGCGCCGTCTCCCTGATGAGCGAGGACCTCGACTACGCGCAGGACGATTCGATCCTCGACCTGGGCAACCACCGCGAACCCGACCTCGAGAAGGTCGTCGAAGCGAAGCCCGACCTCATCGTCAATGGTCAGCGATTCGCCCAGTTCCACGACGATCTGGCCAAGCTAGCCCCCGACGCAACTGTGCTCGAACTCGATCCCCGCGACGATGAGGACTTCGACGCCGAGCTGCGCCGTCAGACCGAGGTGCTCGGCGAGGTCTTCGGCAAACAGGATGAAGCGAAGAAGCTCGTCGACGACTTCGACGCCTCCATCGATCGCGCTCAAGCGGCATACGACGACAGTGACAAAGCCATGGGCCTGATCACCTCGGCCGGCGACATCGGCTACGCCGCACCATCTGTCGGCCGCACCGTCGGCCCCGTCTTCGACATCCTCGACCTCGCCCCGGCCCTCGAAGTCGACAAGGGCAGCGAGGACCACCAGGGAGACGACATCTCCGTCGAAGCCATCGCGAAGTCGAACCCGGACCTCATGATCGTCCTCGACCGCGACGCCTCCTTCGCACCCGAAGATCGTGACGAAGGCTCGGCCCCCGCCGCCGAAGTCCTCGAAGACTCCGAAGCTCTCAAAGACGTGCCTGCGATCAAGGACGACAAGATCGTCTACTTCCCCGAGGATACCTACCTCAACGAAGGCATCCAGACGTACACCGAGTTCTTCAACGACTTCGCCGACACACTCGAAGATCAGAAGTGA
- a CDS encoding MarR family winged helix-turn-helix transcriptional regulator, whose product MDSELIEHTSTGANMRLLSRSANAVERHILAALSDTDLSLDQWRVLEALYEFDGCTMSVLADAVGTSSATLTRVVDRLVTRSLVYRTSDAADRRRVLVRLAQRGIRQVDELRPSVDQAEDHLLAELSPSEKAQLTELLSRIFTHPGPTSA is encoded by the coding sequence GTGGACTCAGAACTTATTGAACACACCTCCACGGGTGCAAACATGCGCCTTCTGTCGCGCTCCGCGAATGCAGTCGAACGTCATATTCTGGCCGCACTGTCTGACACGGATCTGTCCTTGGACCAATGGCGAGTGCTCGAGGCCCTGTACGAATTCGACGGCTGCACAATGTCCGTTCTTGCCGATGCTGTCGGCACAAGCAGTGCCACACTCACTCGTGTCGTCGACCGACTGGTCACGCGCTCATTGGTGTATCGGACAAGCGACGCTGCCGATCGACGGCGAGTATTGGTCCGCCTAGCACAACGCGGCATCCGCCAGGTCGACGAACTCCGACCGTCAGTCGACCAAGCTGAAGACCATCTGCTTGCAGAGCTCTCCCCATCCGAGAAAGCTCAGCTGACGGAACTGCTTTCCCGCATCTTCACTCATCCCGGCCCCACCTCAGCTTGA
- a CDS encoding iron chelate uptake ABC transporter family permease subunit: MRANDETESTVTGSEAAPNLSARLSEGIRKSTHIRDGQPPRRRSAPVHRSSGPLPTVNSVRRYWTMIIVLALASAGIALGILAWDNPMPITDPGFWRIAKLRLTNLVVIAMVALCQSFGTVAFQTVTNNRIITPSIMGFESLYVAIQTSAMYFFGVTAIVELKGLVPFVVQLVLMVGLSLALYGWLLSGRHSSVALMLLIGVVIGGGLGSVATFMQRTLTPSEFDVLSARLFGSISNSDSSYLPVSIPLCVLACLGLYLCSLRLNVMALGRDMTSNLGLNFKGELLKVLFFVSILMAVSVSMIGPMVFLGFLVAMLAYQFADTYDHKRLFPMAALIGFVVLGGAYFVMKNIFYAEGVVSIIIEIVGGGAFLLVILRKGRL; the protein is encoded by the coding sequence ATGCGCGCAAACGACGAAACCGAATCGACCGTGACCGGCAGCGAGGCGGCCCCCAACCTGAGTGCCCGCCTGAGCGAGGGCATTCGGAAGTCCACACACATCCGGGACGGTCAGCCGCCTCGGCGACGGTCTGCCCCTGTTCATCGGTCGTCCGGACCGCTGCCGACGGTGAACTCGGTGCGTCGCTACTGGACGATGATCATCGTGCTGGCGCTCGCCTCGGCGGGGATCGCTCTGGGCATCCTGGCCTGGGACAACCCGATGCCGATCACGGACCCGGGGTTCTGGCGGATCGCGAAGCTGCGGCTGACGAACCTCGTCGTCATCGCCATGGTGGCGCTGTGTCAGTCATTCGGCACGGTCGCCTTCCAGACGGTGACGAACAACCGGATCATCACTCCCTCGATCATGGGATTCGAATCCCTCTACGTGGCGATCCAGACCTCGGCGATGTACTTCTTCGGGGTCACCGCGATCGTCGAACTCAAGGGGCTCGTTCCCTTCGTCGTTCAACTGGTTCTCATGGTCGGGCTGTCACTGGCGCTCTACGGGTGGCTGCTGTCCGGACGGCATTCCTCGGTGGCGCTCATGCTGCTCATCGGCGTCGTCATCGGCGGTGGGCTCGGCTCGGTTGCGACGTTCATGCAGCGGACGCTGACCCCGAGTGAGTTCGACGTCCTCTCCGCTCGGCTTTTCGGGTCGATCTCGAATTCGGACTCGAGCTACCTGCCGGTGTCGATCCCGCTGTGCGTGCTGGCCTGCCTCGGGCTCTACCTCTGTTCCTTGCGGCTGAATGTGATGGCTCTGGGGCGGGACATGACGAGCAACCTGGGGCTCAACTTCAAGGGCGAACTGCTCAAGGTCCTCTTCTTCGTCTCCATCCTCATGGCGGTGTCCGTGTCGATGATCGGACCGATGGTCTTCCTCGGTTTCCTCGTCGCGATGCTCGCTTACCAGTTCGCCGACACCTACGACCACAAGCGTCTCTTCCCGATGGCCGCGCTCATCGGATTCGTCGTTCTCGGCGGGGCGTACTTCGTCATGAAGAACATCTTCTACGCCGAGGGGGTCGTGTCGATCATCATCGAGATCGTCGGCGGCGGCGCCTTCCTGCTCGTCATCCTGAGAAAGGGGCGCCTGTGA
- a CDS encoding urease subunit gamma: MFLSLYEQERLMIYTAGKLALERKERGLKLNLPEATAIITSYLLEGARDGKSVADLMESGRHVLAKEDVMEGVPEMLTQVQVEATFPDGTKLVTVTGPLQ, encoded by the coding sequence GTGTTTCTCAGTCTTTACGAACAAGAGCGGTTGATGATCTACACCGCCGGAAAGCTCGCGCTCGAGCGCAAAGAACGTGGCCTCAAGCTCAACCTTCCCGAGGCGACCGCGATCATCACCTCTTATCTGCTCGAAGGAGCCCGTGACGGCAAGTCTGTCGCCGACCTCATGGAATCCGGTCGCCACGTGCTGGCCAAAGAAGATGTCATGGAAGGGGTACCCGAAATGCTCACACAGGTTCAGGTGGAGGCGACGTTCCCAGACGGAACGAAGCTCGTGACGGTGACGGGGCCGCTGCAATGA
- a CDS encoding urease subunit beta, whose product MSNENAPGEQNEDSKPLDGNPFENEELQPEDRKLETEHATDDPGREYDEAETTVIDEPGIDADRERHPSSGQSSPSSPRRPGSGTRQAPRQEHDAPVTSADRVIPGEIFLKDEPVEINAGLAVTALRVANTSDRPIQIGSHFHFAEVNPGLEFDRARAWGKRLNVLSGGAMRFEPGADEEVELIPIQGARIALGFRGECRGELDG is encoded by the coding sequence ATGAGCAACGAGAACGCTCCCGGCGAGCAGAACGAAGACAGCAAGCCTCTCGACGGCAACCCGTTCGAGAACGAAGAGCTCCAGCCCGAGGACCGCAAGCTCGAAACAGAGCATGCCACCGATGACCCCGGCCGCGAGTACGACGAGGCCGAGACCACCGTCATCGACGAACCCGGCATCGACGCCGACCGTGAACGCCACCCGTCCTCCGGCCAGAGCAGCCCGTCGAGCCCCCGCCGTCCCGGCTCGGGCACACGCCAGGCGCCCCGACAGGAACACGACGCCCCGGTCACCTCGGCCGATCGCGTCATCCCCGGCGAGATCTTCCTCAAGGACGAACCGGTCGAGATCAACGCCGGACTGGCCGTGACCGCTCTGCGCGTGGCCAACACCTCGGACCGTCCGATCCAGATCGGATCCCACTTCCATTTCGCCGAGGTCAACCCCGGCCTCGAGTTCGACCGCGCCCGTGCCTGGGGCAAACGCCTCAACGTGCTGTCCGGCGGCGCCATGCGCTTCGAGCCGGGAGCCGATGAAGAAGTCGAACTGATCCCGATCCAGGGTGCGCGCATCGCACTGGGATTCCGCGGAGAATGCAGAGGAGAGCTGGATGGCTGA
- a CDS encoding iron ABC transporter ATP-binding protein, with the protein MITLESVRKSYDDEVSIGPVDLQIPAGGVTALVGPNGAGKSTLLTMIGRLLGMDSGAISIAGYDISSTKSKDLAKIVSILRQENHFITRLTVRQLVGFGRFPHSKGRLTTADEEVISQAIDFLELGELENRFIDELSGGQRQRAYVAMVLAQDTDYVLLDEPLNNLDMKRSVQMMQHLHRAAAEMGRTIVIVLHDINFAGHYADHICAVKDGAVTEFGTPEEIMTGEVLSRVFDTPVDVIDGPRGPLAVYF; encoded by the coding sequence GTGATCACGCTCGAATCGGTCCGCAAATCCTACGACGACGAAGTGTCGATCGGGCCCGTCGATCTGCAGATCCCGGCGGGGGGCGTCACTGCTCTGGTCGGGCCGAACGGTGCCGGTAAGTCGACGCTGCTGACGATGATCGGGCGGCTGCTCGGGATGGATTCCGGTGCGATATCGATAGCCGGCTATGACATCAGCTCGACGAAGTCGAAAGATCTCGCGAAGATCGTGTCCATTCTGCGGCAGGAGAACCACTTCATCACTCGGCTGACGGTCCGCCAGCTCGTCGGCTTCGGACGGTTCCCGCATTCGAAGGGGCGACTGACGACCGCCGATGAGGAGGTCATTTCGCAGGCGATCGACTTCCTCGAACTCGGTGAGCTGGAGAATCGGTTCATCGACGAGCTCTCCGGCGGCCAGCGGCAGCGCGCCTATGTGGCAATGGTGTTGGCGCAGGACACAGACTACGTTCTGCTCGACGAGCCGCTCAACAACCTCGACATGAAGAGGTCGGTGCAGATGATGCAGCATCTGCACCGGGCCGCCGCCGAGATGGGGAGGACCATCGTCATCGTTCTCCATGACATCAACTTCGCCGGTCACTACGCCGACCACATCTGTGCGGTCAAGGACGGCGCCGTCACCGAGTTCGGCACACCTGAGGAGATCATGACCGGAGAGGTGCTGTCCAGGGTGTTCGACACCCCGGTCGATGTCATCGACGGTCCCCGCGGACCCTTGGCGGTGTATTTCTGA
- a CDS encoding urease subunit alpha, with the protein MAEISRSEYVASFGPTVGDRVRLADTDIVIEIEKDYCVGGDEVVFGGGKSARESMAQSSRTRAEGTPDLIITGAIILDHWGVVKADVGIRDGKFVAIGKSGNPDTMNGVHPDLVVGPNTEVASGNGLIMTPGTIDTHIHFVGPDQFEVGLMAGTTTMVGGGTGPTEGSKATLATPGPWWLARMFESMDPWPVNVLFLGRGNTMNEEALYEQLRGGAAGFKIHEDWGATPAVIDKALSVADDTGVQVAIHSDTLNEAGFVEDMLKAVAGRTFHSFHTEGAGGGHAPDIIKIASELNVLPASTNPTRPFTVNTVDEHLDMVMVAHHLNPQVPNDLAFAESRVRAGTIEAEDVLQDLGALSIMSSDAQAMGRIGEVAMRTWQTAHQMKKLRGPLAGDDRADNNRARRYIAKYTVNPAIAHGIDSYVGSIEPGKLADFVLWQPSMFAVRPHTVFKGGMAAVAALGDPNASIPTPQPVSERLGFNYRSASAAATSLAFVSEQAIDDDIAGKLDKVQRSFVPITSTRKVTKDDMIENSARPDIEVNTDTYAVKIDGELVEHRPADFVPMSQRYFLF; encoded by the coding sequence ATGGCTGAGATTTCGCGTTCGGAATACGTCGCGTCGTTCGGACCGACGGTCGGTGACCGGGTGCGCCTGGCCGATACCGACATCGTCATCGAGATCGAGAAGGACTACTGCGTCGGCGGCGACGAGGTCGTCTTCGGCGGCGGCAAGTCCGCCCGCGAGTCGATGGCGCAGTCCTCGCGCACCCGCGCCGAGGGCACCCCCGACCTCATCATCACCGGAGCGATCATCCTCGACCACTGGGGCGTCGTGAAGGCTGATGTGGGCATCCGCGACGGCAAGTTCGTCGCCATCGGCAAGTCCGGCAACCCGGACACGATGAATGGAGTCCACCCGGACCTCGTCGTCGGCCCCAACACCGAGGTGGCCAGCGGCAATGGTCTGATCATGACACCCGGCACCATCGACACCCACATCCACTTCGTCGGCCCCGACCAGTTCGAGGTCGGTCTCATGGCCGGCACCACGACGATGGTCGGCGGCGGCACCGGACCCACCGAGGGTTCGAAGGCCACTCTGGCCACGCCCGGCCCCTGGTGGCTGGCCCGGATGTTCGAGTCGATGGACCCGTGGCCGGTCAACGTCCTCTTCCTCGGCCGCGGCAACACGATGAATGAAGAGGCCCTGTACGAGCAGCTGCGCGGCGGAGCCGCCGGCTTCAAGATCCACGAGGACTGGGGCGCGACCCCGGCCGTCATCGACAAGGCCTTGTCCGTGGCCGATGACACCGGCGTCCAGGTCGCCATCCACTCGGACACCCTCAACGAGGCGGGCTTCGTCGAAGACATGCTCAAAGCGGTCGCCGGCCGGACCTTCCACTCCTTCCACACCGAGGGTGCCGGAGGCGGTCACGCCCCCGACATCATCAAGATCGCCTCGGAGCTCAACGTGCTCCCGGCCTCGACGAACCCGACCCGCCCGTTCACGGTCAACACCGTCGACGAGCACCTCGACATGGTCATGGTCGCCCACCACCTCAACCCGCAGGTGCCCAACGACCTCGCCTTCGCCGAGTCCCGCGTCCGCGCCGGCACCATCGAAGCCGAAGACGTGCTCCAGGATCTCGGCGCCCTGTCGATCATGTCCTCGGACGCGCAGGCGATGGGCCGCATCGGCGAGGTCGCCATGCGCACCTGGCAGACCGCGCACCAGATGAAGAAGCTGCGCGGACCCTTGGCCGGCGACGACCGGGCCGACAACAACCGTGCTCGCCGCTATATCGCGAAGTACACGGTCAACCCGGCCATCGCGCACGGAATCGACTCCTACGTCGGGTCGATCGAACCGGGCAAACTCGCCGACTTCGTGCTCTGGCAGCCGTCCATGTTCGCCGTCCGTCCGCACACCGTGTTCAAGGGCGGAATGGCCGCCGTTGCCGCCCTCGGCGACCCGAATGCGTCGATTCCGACCCCGCAGCCGGTGTCCGAACGTCTCGGATTCAACTACCGGTCCGCCTCGGCGGCGGCCACGAGCCTCGCCTTCGTGTCCGAGCAGGCCATCGACGACGACATCGCCGGCAAGCTCGATAAGGTCCAGCGCTCGTTCGTGCCGATCACCTCGACCCGCAAGGTCACGAAGGACGACATGATCGAAAACTCCGCCCGGCCCGACATCGAGGTCAATACGGACACCTACGCGGTCAAGATCGACGGGGAGCTCGTCGAACACCGTCCC
- a CDS encoding inositol monophosphatase family protein, which translates to MNSELESLPAEIVDFPLIRIASDLSLMAWEQMLAWKSLLGASLDARIVDTKTSPNDLVTRADAQIEALVRGYLNRVRPHDVVVGEEGSEALDPVEFFPTDFLLKLHAFDQESGRLLGLGDDEPGAGTPGSPGVGAGEVDAGPRLEWHVDPIDGTVNYVRNIEHHAFSVGVCEAADDKDVGLGQGDWQIGLVASPGLDATWLAAAGRGAFRINGRLADHRGNSAAIPSRRLRGTPPGLSGRLLATGFAYALSNRGVQLAKLEDLMTGYDDIRRCGSAALDLCMVAEGRVNGYAERGLGIYDYAGGAVIVEEAGLKVSRGGSGGPTAAADTQEEVDRLIAAI; encoded by the coding sequence ATGAACTCCGAGCTCGAATCGCTGCCCGCTGAGATCGTCGACTTTCCTCTGATCCGCATCGCCTCAGACCTCTCGCTCATGGCATGGGAGCAGATGCTCGCGTGGAAGTCCCTGCTCGGCGCGAGCCTCGACGCCAGGATCGTCGATACGAAGACCTCGCCGAATGACCTCGTCACCCGCGCAGATGCTCAGATCGAAGCGCTCGTGCGCGGCTACCTCAATCGAGTCAGACCCCATGACGTCGTGGTCGGCGAAGAAGGATCTGAGGCCCTGGATCCGGTCGAATTCTTCCCGACGGACTTCCTGCTCAAACTCCACGCCTTCGACCAGGAGTCGGGACGACTCCTGGGGCTCGGCGACGATGAGCCGGGTGCTGGAACGCCCGGCTCCCCAGGGGTGGGCGCCGGAGAGGTGGACGCAGGTCCTCGCCTGGAATGGCATGTCGACCCGATCGACGGCACCGTCAACTATGTCCGCAACATCGAACACCACGCGTTCTCCGTGGGCGTCTGCGAGGCCGCAGATGACAAAGACGTCGGCCTCGGGCAAGGCGACTGGCAGATCGGTCTCGTCGCCTCGCCCGGACTCGACGCCACATGGTTGGCAGCTGCGGGACGCGGCGCCTTTCGCATCAACGGACGCTTGGCTGACCATCGAGGGAACAGCGCTGCCATTCCGTCACGACGGCTGCGCGGCACTCCACCCGGGCTGTCCGGAAGGCTCCTGGCCACGGGATTCGCTTACGCCCTGAGCAACCGCGGCGTCCAGTTAGCCAAACTCGAAGACCTCATGACCGGCTATGACGACATCCGCCGCTGCGGATCGGCCGCGCTCGACCTGTGCATGGTCGCCGAAGGCCGGGTCAACGGCTACGCCGAGCGTGGCCTGGGCATCTACGACTACGCCGGTGGGGCCGTGATCGTCGAAGAAGCCGGACTCAAGGTCAGCCGCGGAGGATCCGGCGGCCCGACCGCCGCTGCTGATACCCAGGAGGAAGTCGACCGCCTCATCGCCGCGATCTGA
- a CDS encoding substrate-binding domain-containing protein — protein sequence MPAFHEARSGHVLKVGLAIPLQGPGGIFGPSCEAVAELYARQSNAASGVIGRQIELEIIDAGAPPALVAAEVGRLIDGGQIDALTGWHISSVREALTPVTTGRIPYVYTPLYEGGEREPGVFCTGETPERQIAPALEWFRAELGLRRWHIVGSDYVWPKRSARAAQDFARDLDLDVLSTSFIRFGHADYSSVLDELEASTSGDGVLMLLVGQDAVEFNREFFARGLQRHLVRFAPLMEENMLLASGGGACENMYVAAGYFRSLTTESSLDLVGAYASEFGAAAPPLNNQAESCLEGITLLAELITAAGSTELGDIFTVTDGFGYESPRGSLEFRGGHVHQQIHLAQAEWADFDVLTTFQQRNRALR from the coding sequence ATGCCTGCATTTCACGAGGCTCGGTCTGGTCACGTGCTGAAGGTGGGGTTGGCCATTCCGCTGCAAGGCCCCGGAGGTATTTTCGGGCCATCCTGTGAAGCGGTGGCTGAGCTGTATGCGCGGCAGTCGAATGCTGCATCGGGAGTGATCGGTCGGCAGATCGAACTGGAGATCATCGATGCGGGAGCGCCACCTGCACTAGTGGCGGCTGAGGTGGGCCGCCTCATTGATGGTGGGCAGATCGATGCACTCACCGGGTGGCACATCTCGTCGGTTCGAGAAGCACTGACTCCGGTGACGACAGGGAGGATCCCCTACGTCTATACTCCGCTGTATGAAGGCGGGGAGCGTGAACCAGGGGTCTTCTGCACTGGCGAAACTCCCGAGAGGCAGATTGCTCCGGCGTTGGAGTGGTTTCGTGCTGAGCTGGGATTGAGGCGCTGGCATATCGTCGGCTCAGACTACGTCTGGCCGAAGAGATCCGCCCGAGCCGCACAGGATTTCGCGCGCGACCTCGACCTGGACGTGCTCTCAACGAGTTTCATTCGTTTCGGACATGCTGATTACAGCTCCGTTCTCGACGAGTTGGAGGCCTCGACATCCGGCGACGGCGTGCTGATGCTCCTTGTCGGGCAGGATGCCGTGGAGTTCAACCGCGAGTTCTTCGCACGAGGCCTGCAGCGGCATTTGGTGAGGTTTGCACCCCTGATGGAAGAGAACATGCTTTTGGCCTCAGGCGGAGGAGCCTGCGAGAACATGTACGTGGCCGCCGGATACTTCCGATCTTTGACCACGGAGAGTTCATTGGACCTTGTCGGAGCATATGCGTCCGAATTCGGCGCTGCCGCACCGCCGCTGAACAACCAGGCAGAGTCTTGCCTTGAAGGTATCACCCTGTTGGCCGAGTTGATCACTGCCGCCGGCAGCACCGAGCTGGGCGACATCTTCACGGTGACGGACGGGTTCGGATACGAGAGCCCCCGCGGAAGTCTGGAGTTCCGAGGCGGCCACGTGCATCAGCAGATCCACCTGGCCCAGGCTGAGTGGGCAGACTTCGATGTTCTCACCACTTTCCAGCAGCGCAATCGTGCTCTGCGCTAG